Within Oligoflexus sp., the genomic segment TCGCATAGAGCTGATCGAGTTGCGTGGCTGCTGCTTCCCATCCCGCCATGGACGCCTGGGCGGCCGCATTTTGCTGATTCTTTTGCAGGGCATCGAGCTGTTTGATCAGCTGATGCGCAGGATCAAACGATGTGGCCTTGGTCCACTGATTATAGGGACCGCGCAGCATATCAGCCAGTCCACCTCCACTTTGCGACTGGAGCGGGGGATGGCTGTACTTGCTGTCACCGAGGGGAATCGGCCCACCGAGGACAACATGCGCAGGGAATGTGCCTGCGGCCCCACCCATCAGGGCTGTCAGGGACGGATACTCGCGGGTTCGGGAAAGGCTCAAAACGCCCGAATACATATAGTTTTGTGCCAACTCGTGCGCCGTGACTTCCGTGAAAAGACCATTGATGAAAGCCGTGGGAACCAAAGCCATGACCTGCTTCAAAGGCTCGATACCCCAACCGCCGATCAGATTGCTTTTGCCGGAAACAGTGAAGGTGCTGAGGCCCTGATAGGTGCTTGTGTAGGTGGAACTGCTCGCTTTGCTCCCGACAGCGGGATCTGTGCTCAGCGCGGAATCCCAACCGCCGCGCAGAAAGATATGAAGAAAGCGCCGCCTGGGATCGGCAGCAAGGGCTCGTTCCGAAAGCATAAGAGTTGATAACGGCAGCTGGCTCCAGGCCACGGCCCCGAGGCATTTGTGCAGAAGTTCACGTCGTGTGAGAGTCATATCGTCCAAAACTCCTGGCTTGAAAGCAGGGCGTAAAGAGTCAAGGTCCACACTGTCGGTGGCCATTTTTCGCGCTGCATGATTTCAATGGCCGTGGATCGCACCAGGGATTTTTCCTCCTCTGTGGGAGGACGCCCATAGAGTCTCCAGTAGAAATCTTCAAGCTGCGCCATCCATCGGGCATCCTTGTCTTCATCGTCGCCGGGATAATCTTCCGTCACAAGGCAGTGCTGGAAAAGAATGGTGCCGGTCGCATCCGGCCTGGCTTCACGCCAGACCACAGCCGCGGCCACATCATACGCGATGCGGCGAACCAGAAGCAGTGTTTGGACTTTGGGAATGGGATCTCTTTTATGAGCACTCACAAAGTCGATGCCGCCCAGAGGAACGCCATAGGCTTCGACGAGAAGATCGTGAAAACGTCCGTCCTGATCGGTCCAGCCGATATCAAGATCGAGGGCGTCTTTGATTTGTTTGGAAATTTGCTCGGGTGTGAGACGCATGACAGCAGGCGTCAGAGACGAAACGTCGGAAGTGGACGCGGCGTCCGATTCGTTTTCCTTCTGACATTTGCAGCCCGTGAATGAACTTAAAAAACATAGCGCGAGTAAGAATTGCTTCATACCATCAACTCCATACTCCGCCTTCGGCATTTTCAGCCGGGACCTAACATTTCCCAAAAATACGAATTTTATCTCCAGTATATACGGCCGGTTAGGTCGCGACCGGAAAAATTTGCGGCGGCCTATTCGTAACCACGGAGTTCCGGCCGATAGGAAAGACTGGAGGCTTTGATGTTGAAAGCAGTCCTTATCATCCTGGCTCTGCTTCCTAGCGCTTGCGAGCAGTTCAAGCAGATGGAAGCCAAAGGTCCGCCGCCGATGAAAATCGAGCGCGTGCTGAAGTGCAACAAGTATAAAACCTGTGTTGTGGTTTTCAGCAATGGATCGCAGGGTCTGATGACGAGTCCGAAGGAAGGCGAGTACGGATGCAAGAGTATCAGTGCCTACTCTTACATCCGCTGTGATGGGCCTTAAATCTTATTCCCACTCAATCGTGGCAGGCGGCTTGGTCGTGACATCGTAAACCACACGGTTGATCCCGTTGACCTTCCGCACAATTTCATCCGACACACGAACGAGGAAACTGATCGGCAGATCACCGACGCCGGCAGTCATGCCGTCCGAGGCCGTCACGGCGCGCAGGGCGCAGGTCTTTTGATAGGT encodes:
- a CDS encoding DUF1501 domain-containing protein; amino-acid sequence: MTLTRRELLHKCLGAVAWSQLPLSTLMLSERALAADPRRRFLHIFLRGGWDSALSTDPAVGSKASSSTYTSTYQGLSTFTVSGKSNLIGGWGIEPLKQVMALVPTAFINGLFTEVTAHELAQNYMYSGVLSLSRTREYPSLTALMGGAAGTFPAHVVLGGPIPLGDSKYSHPPLQSQSGGGLADMLRGPYNQWTKATSFDPAHQLIKQLDALQKNQQNAAAQASMAGWEAAATQLDQLYATGVGQKLALTTEIKSRYGVTDDWSAQTLIPSAFLTLSSGLSPYVTLSIDGFDTHSNHFTQHVSLMRQVAAQIALLISDLRSTEDSQQPGSSLMDNTTILISSEFVRTPQLNAGSGTDHWPSASAILLGKGVQDNTVIGRTDDSAQALGWLNGAPVPRTAETQITPEQLVATLLDHMGFTAVANPISGGRILGLLT